AAACACTCGAAGGCAAACCAGCAGCAAGCCCAAATCGATTAACAAAAGAAGACGCTGACAGAATAAGGGCAATCATCGAAAGACACTTACAACAATACAGCATAAGTATTGACTTTAAACTCTACAAAGACATCATAACAACACTATTCCTTCCAAGGAAGGCACATGAAGCACCAAAATCGCTAAAGGACATATCAGAAGAGGAATTGCGGATTGTAATTAATTACTATTACTTCAAGCTAAAAGAGATCCTAAAACTCAACGAGGGCTACGCCCACATTGGGGAGGTTCCAGCCCCGGGCATATTCAAATACTTGCTACTCAAAAAAGATGATGAAGGCAACGTGACTAGAAGCAAAGTAACAATAAACACAACAATGCTCTACGAGCTCAATAATTTGCTCAGAATAGACGACCCAGAGGTGGCATTAACAGAAGAAAAAGTCGACGAAATCTTCAGCAGAGAAGAAATTGCCAAAATGATAAGCCCAAAACTGCTGAGACACATCGCATACGAATACGTGCAGTCAGCTATTAATGTTGGTGGCTTTAAGACTCCACCATGCATACATGATGAAGGAAGAAACGCAGTATCGGGCATATTAGTGAAATTCATTTTTGGCAGAACATTAACAGACACGGAACTAAAAATATTGGTCAATTTCGCAATGAACTACGCAGCAAAAACAGACTTTGAAGAACTCATCAACAATGACGACGATGAAGTCATAAGAGAAATAAAGAAGTTCCCAAGGCTGTTCAGGTTGTTAATGGTGACGGAACTATTGTATCACCAAGAAAGAGCAGAAGAACTAAAGAAGAAAATACTTGAACTTGCAGAAGCTGCAAAAGACAAAACATTCTACTGCATCGAATACACATACCACAACCACAAAAACTGCCCACTCCTCAAAGCAAAAATAATCACGGAAGCAGAAGCATTAAAGTGCCCATTTGTGAAAGCCAAAGGACAAGACAGATTCTTCGTCAAAATAAAGAAAGTCGAAATGTTCAAAAATTGGGGGTTAAGGGTTACCTACGGAGCAGGCAAGAAAGAAAAAACAATTTTCATAGAAGTGCCAAAGAAAAAAGAAGCATTCACAGAAGACGACTTCATCAAAGTAACGAGCAGAACAAGAAGCTACCCCCTTGCCGAAGCAATTTTGCATGGCTTAGGGCTTAGCAAAAAAGCAATTGATCTGAAAAAACTGACTGAAGTACTAATCGAAAGAATGGAAGAAAAAGAAGTGCCCGATGCAGTATTGGGTGATTTCGTCGAGTTCATCAAGAGAAAAGTCCATGCCGAGGGCGTAAGGATCTGGGGCATGCAAAGTGAAGAACTCACAACAGTCGCATACGACGAGAAGAGAAGAAGATATCTTATTCCAAAGAAATTGATACAGGACTTCATATTGGAGCAGGCAATAAGATACAACAAAAAACTAAACGAAAACACAGTCTACTCAGCACTAAAAGACTACATCATCGAAATCAACAGCTTCAGATATCGCCTAAAGACAGAGGACGGGCCAGATAAACTAAAACGCTTCCCAGCAGTCGCAGTAAAAGAAGAATTCTTCGAAGACTACAGAATACTAAACTTTGATGAGGAGGAAGCAACTACAGAAAACATTGACGACCTCCTTGATGACGAAGGGGGTGATGAAGAATGACCCCGAGCCCCCTCAAGATACTAATTTATGGACCACCAGGCGCGGGAAAAACAAGAACGCTACATAATTTGATAAGATGGCTAACTGCAGACACATACGACATCGAAACAAACGAAGACCTCCGGGACAAAATCGAGAAAGAACTCCTTGAAGCAGGATTCACAAAAGAATTCCTCGACAGCCTTTACGGCAAATACAACTACAGCAACATAATCTACGTAACATTCTCAAACGCAATGCTCGAAGAATTCCTTGTCAGACGTCTTAATAGGGACTTAGAACTCGATAGAGGCAAAGACAGTTACTTCAGATACTTCAGAACCGTCCACGGCCTCTCATTGGTACTCCACAACGACCTCAAAAGAACAAAAGCCCAAAGACGAAGAGAACCCCCCGAGGTTTCATTTGCTAAGTTCTGCAACAAAGAAGGACTACAATTCAGCCTTGACATCACCTCGGGGTACTTGTACTCCAAGAATGAAGGCAATTTACTCTGGACAAAAATAAGTTCAACAATTAACAAGAAATATCACGAGCTCGGGCAAACGGCAGAAGAAAGAAGAAAAAACCTCGACAAAGTCATGATGGAAGAACTCGATTGGCTCTACGATTACTGGAGAAAATGGGAAGAATACAAAAGAGAGCACGGAATAACAGACTACAACGACATGCTAATGAACTTCTACGACCTCCTAGCCGATGAAAAACCAAATTTAACTGAAATAAAGCTAACAATCGGAAAAGGCAAAGAAGCATATGAAGTAGAATACAATCTAAAAGTGCTCATTGTCGATGAAGCACAGGACCTATCACCACTACAATACATGATTATCAAAAAAATCTCAGAGCAAATGGAGCTCACAGTCCTTGCAGGCGACGATGCACAAACGATTTACACGTTTTTGGGGGGTCAGGCAAATCTAATCTTCGACTTCGAAAAAGACGCAGATTTAGTACTCAAACTCAGAAAAACACACCGCAATCCATCAAAAATCATGAAATTTGCACTGTTCTTCAGAAAATTCTACATGACAGAAAGAAAATACTTCAAAACAACAACCACAAACCCAATCGAGGGCGAAATATTCATTGTCGAAGATTTTCGCACAAAAGGCGACAAAATCGCAGTACAACAGAACTATGACATCCTTGCACGACTAGTTGAACAGGAACTAAAAGCAGGCAACAGCGTTTTCGTCTTAGCGAGAACAAATCAACAGTCTTTCAGAATCGCAATTGAACTACTCAAACGAGGATTTACCCCAAGGCTGCTGAAAAGAAATAATAAATTTGAAAACAGCGTCATGGGCATCTATGACTACTACGACATTGCCAAGGCGGTTGCCCTAGCCCTAGAAGGAAGAATCAACAAAGAAAGATTCTACAAAGTTGCCCTAGCAGACTTCACAGGAAAATTAGATGTATTGTATGAGCAAGAATTCAGAAGACGCTATGATGAAGAAGAAATTGCATACCTTGAAGAAACAGTCATGTACGAAATAAAATTCAACAGAGTCAAATCAGAAATGCTACTCGACATCATAAGAAATCCAATGCTCATTGAAAATCTCATAATCACATTTACAATCGAGGACCTAAAGGAAGCTGCGGAGAGAGCAAAAGAAATTTGGGGTTATTATGCGAAAAAAGCGCTACTTGAACTCATAGAAAGCTACGAAAAGAACGAAAGACTTTACTATGCAAAACACACGGACGGAAAACTGTATGTCGACACAATGCACAGCGCCAAAGGACTTGAAGCTGACACAGTATTCATACTCAACGAATTGCCGAAAAAAGTTTACAAAGAGGCAATCACAAATGAAGGAGAAAGCGAGGCAAAAGTTTTGTTCGTTGCCTTGACAAGAGCGAGAAAAAAGCTGGTTATTTTAAATGGCATCAGAACATTCGAAAGACTCGACGACGCAATTAGAAAAGCAATGAAGACCAACTTGGGCATCAAAAGAACATACAGCGTCCAACTCATCAAAACGAACTCACCATTAAAGCAAAATACAACAGCACAGAAACAAAAGTCATCGAGCTTTTAAAACATGCAAGACAAGAAAAAATCCCGCGAGACACAGTACTAAGAAAAGCAATGATAATTGACAACACGGTAAACTCACCCTCGAAGCATACCTCTAGCTCCCTCTTCTTCCCTTATCATAATATTCCTATTATGTTATTAAAGGCGATAAATATTGGGGCGTGACGCTGTTCCGGGGTTGACGCTGTTCCAGTTGTTCCACTTGTTCCACTAAATTTTTGTGCAAAACCAAATGAATACATTTATGCATTCATAAATATTGGGGGGTTGACACTGTTCCGTCGTTCCAGTTGTTCCACGTGTTCCACTTGTTCCACTAAATTTGTGAAAAATTTCAGATGTGTACATTTGTACATTAGAATTGGGGGAATTAGAGCAGAGAAAACATAAAAAAGCGCTCTTTTATCAGAGATATTTTGCAAAATTTTTGCAATTTATTTGTTGGGGAAATAGTGGAATTGGTGGAACAAGTGGAAACGGCCGGAACAGGTGGAACAAGTGGAACGGGTGGAACAGCTGGAACAGGTGGAACAATGGAACGGGTGGAACAAGTGGAACGACTTTTT
The sequence above is drawn from the Thermococcus sp. M39 genome and encodes:
- a CDS encoding UvrD-helicase domain-containing protein codes for the protein MTPSPLKILIYGPPGAGKTRTLHNLIRWLTADTYDIETNEDLRDKIEKELLEAGFTKEFLDSLYGKYNYSNIIYVTFSNAMLEEFLVRRLNRDLELDRGKDSYFRYFRTVHGLSLVLHNDLKRTKAQRRREPPEVSFAKFCNKEGLQFSLDITSGYLYSKNEGNLLWTKISSTINKKYHELGQTAEERRKNLDKVMMEELDWLYDYWRKWEEYKREHGITDYNDMLMNFYDLLADEKPNLTEIKLTIGKGKEAYEVEYNLKVLIVDEAQDLSPLQYMIIKKISEQMELTVLAGDDAQTIYTFLGGQANLIFDFEKDADLVLKLRKTHRNPSKIMKFALFFRKFYMTERKYFKTTTTNPIEGEIFIVEDFRTKGDKIAVQQNYDILARLVEQELKAGNSVFVLARTNQQSFRIAIELLKRGFTPRLLKRNNKFENSVMGIYDYYDIAKAVALALEGRINKERFYKVALADFTGKLDVLYEQEFRRRYDEEEIAYLEETVMYEIKFNRVKSEMLLDIIRNPMLIENLIITFTIEDLKEAAERAKEIWGYYAKKALLELIESYEKNERLYYAKHTDGKLYVDTMHSAKGLEADTVFILNELPKKVYKEAITNEGESEAKVLFVALTRARKKLVILNGIRTFERLDDAIRKAMKTNLGIKRTYSVQLIKTNSPLKQNTTAQKQKSSSF